From Neofelis nebulosa isolate mNeoNeb1 chromosome X, mNeoNeb1.pri, whole genome shotgun sequence:
CAGGTGCCCTCGGCCCTCATTCTGGTTTGAGCTACCATGTCACCACCTCTGTGCTGTGGACTCTCTACCTGCAGAATCAGATCTGCAGATGCCTGTTGACCACCTTCAACTTAGCTTCCTAAACAGAATTCCCTAGTCTgctcttcattctcttttatttccagtGGTGGCCACACCATATGTCCAGTCATCCAAGCCAGGACCCTGGGAAGCATCCAAATCTTtcccctcccttactctctcaTGCAATCAATCGTGTACTGCTAATGTAGCCTCCTATATATTTGGCCTGGCTTGAGCCCTCCAAGATGGCTTCTCTACCTCTATTGTCTCCCACCAGCCTGACTATATTCTATACCAGCCTGGAAGGAGCTTTCTAAAATACACAGCTAACTGTGTCCCCCGCCCCAACCCCTTGCTTAAAATCCTTCCATGTTCCCCACTACCTTCAGGGCAAGTTTTTGGCTCTTAGTCTGGCCCCTGCAAAGCTCTCTAGCCACTTGCATTTTATGCTCCAGCAAGAGCACACTATTTGTGTGTTTAAGTTTAAGATAGAGAACATACTTTTTCTTGGTTTccttcattcatttgacaaatatttattgagcacctactatgtgccaggctctgatcTAGGTGCTGGGCATGgtagtgaataaaacagacaaaatctctGCCCTCACAAAGGTTACTTCCTAGTGAGGAGAGAGATaggcaataaacaaaataagttaaATGTAGAGTATATTGAATGGTGGCAAATGGTAGGGAGAATAAATCGGGGAAGGGGGATAAATGTTGGGGACAGGAAGGTTGCAATTTTAGGTAGGAGAGacagggaaggcctcactgaggTGGCaatatttgagcaaagacctgggGTGAGCAGCAGAACATGAGCCAAGAGTAACATCTATTGCAAATCCCTGGGGCAGTAGTGCCTGGCATGTTCTAGAAACAGCAATGAGGCTGGTGTGACTGGACTAAAACACGGCCTGGAATGTCCTTTGCTCTTTCTATATGCAATGCACATTTCAAAGatcacctcctcctggaagccttcctCTCACCCACCACCCAAAGCTCTCATGATGCCCTGTATACATTTCTATCATTGCCCTTATCAAAATGCGGTATGATGATCTATGTTTGATCCATCTCCCTGTATCTTTCAAGTAGGCACTTGAGAAATCCTTCGTTGCTGCTATTTTGACTATCCCTAGCCCCAAAGAGTAACTCCTCCACATCCCTACAATTAGGACATTCCCCTCccaaacatacatatacacatatccaCCGAGCTTGTTGAACAAATAGCTGAATGAGTGAACCAGCAATGGGGCAGACCAGTATAGTGCCCTGGCCATATTTATCTGTGTAGATCTGCTCGATGACCAGCTGCGCCTAGCCATGGATACACGGGCCGCCCAGCTGGCCAAGCTGGAGGAGTCCTGTCGCGTGGCCATGATGACTGCCATGGCCAACGCCAACAAAGCCCAGGTACGGCCTGAGCCATTCAGTGTACTGGGCTCTCCCAAACCCCTTGAACAAAGTCCTGGAGAACCTTAGCCGTATCTTTGCCCACATAAACTTTCTTGAATCAACACCAGCCCTCTCATCTAGCTGAGGATGTCCCCTTTCACCTAAGGGCCCTCTTAGGGCAGAAGATGCTCTTCCCCACATCCAGACTCAGGATGACCTGAAAATGGAacaccaccctcccttccccagcctctcaGTCTAAAGGTTTCCAGAGAACACGGAAGTTCCCTGTCATCccaccgccgccgccccccccccccccgcccatatTAGGTCAAAGGTCAGGCAGTATCTGTTCCTTTTCTCCCAGAGATAGAGGAGAGTAGGGTcatgtcttcccctcccctgtgacTGAGGGTTCCCCGATGTTGGGTACCCAAATGCTCATATTTTGGGGCCCCACCAGGCAGCTGAGATGGCTCGGCGGCAGCGCCATGAGCAACGCCATGAACAGCAGGCTAACCTCAAGGAGATCCAGAAACAGGTCACGAGTAACCTACTGACTGAGAACCCCCAGACTACCCAAAACCCTGTGGCTCCCCACCGGGTCCCACCCCACTGTTGGAAGGGCATGACTCCAGAGCAGTGTGCTGCCATCAAGAAAGCCCAAAAGGTGCAACACCATGAAAAGGAGGCACAGCGCCGGGCTGAACGAGCACTGGATGCCAAAAGGGAAAGTCAGACCTTGAGCTTGGCCCAGGCAGCACTGCAGCTagaagagcaagagagggaaCTCTGTGCTGTATTTCAAAGGGGGCTGGGCTCCTTCAATCAGCAGCTGGCTACGGAGCAAAAAGCTCAGTGAGTTCTAGGGGGTGGCAACATGAATGCCAAAGGAGGGATgggaagggtcagggagagagggaagctcATCAGCTGAGGCCTCTGCACTTCCTTCACAGGCAGAATTATCTGAATTCGATAATCTACACCAATCAACCTACAGCCCAATATCACCTGCAGTTCAATACCAGCAGCCGCTGAGCTCAGGATGGTCATCTCTTCTCCCTCATCAAGCTCACAAAAGCTTGGAGTCAGAGATGAAAATGCTGAAGGCCTCCTCCACCAATCCATCCCCCCAATATCCCTACCTTTGACCCTAGTTAATAAAGTTATTCACTAAAATCAAGGCCATGTGTTGTAACAGGACACAAAAGGTATGAGGTACTGcctttcccacccacccctggGCTTGGAGGATCTGACCCTGTCACTAATTCACCCTTCTTCCCCATGCCAGTTTACCCAGCACACAGCGTTACCCACTCCCTGTGAGAAACAGAGGCTTTATTAGGCACAGAGTGTGACTGCTGGGCAGTTACAAGATGGCTACTGGACCCCCTCTCAAGCTGCAGTACAGTACtccaggggaaggaggggcagaagaacAGGTGTTTTCTGTGCTCTCTCCTTTCAAGGCTGCATGCGGATGGCCCCATCTAGCCGGATGACCTCTCCGTTGATGAATGGGTTTTCAATGATGGCTTGTACCAGATGAGCATACTCAGCAGGCTCACCCAGGCGGCTggggaagggcacctggctgcccAAGAAGTTGCGCACTTTTTCTGGGAGGCTGGTCAGCAGTGGGGTACCAAATAGGCCTAGACAAGACAGTCAGAGTCAGAGTCctacccttcctttttttttcaatgtttatttatttgagagagagacagagagcacatgctcaagttggggagggggaaagagagaagaagagagagagagagaatcctaagcaggttctgtgctgtcagcacagagtctaatgcggggctcgatctcaccaacctgagccaaaatcaaaagtcgaatgcttaaccaactgagcacccaggcgcctttGCCCTTCCTTTCATATTTACTCATTCCCTCCTCACCTTAGCCCCAACTATGTACTTATCATGCCCAGAAATGGAAGACTATTGCTGCTTAGCTGGTAGACACTTTCCCCTCTCAACTGCCCATGAATCCTACCCAATCCCAGGTGTGGCAGGGAGGGAATATATCTACCTGGAGCAATGGTCATCACTCGGATGCCCATGGGAGCCAGATCCCGAGCAATGGGCAGTGTCATGCCCACTATGCCCCCCTTGGAAGCAGAGTATGCAGCTTGTCCAACCTGGAGAAGGAGTAGAGGTCATAGGTGGAAGAGCCCTAACAAGTCACCAAGGACACACAAGCCTTGTCCCTGCCCACACACCTGGCCCTCAAAGGCAGCCACGCTGGCAGTGTTGATGATGACCCCGCGTTGGCCTCCCTGATCTGGTTCATTCTGGCCCATCTCACCAGCCACCAGGCGGATCACATTGAAGGTGCCCATGAGATTCACCTGGAAGACCAGTAGAAACATGGTGTAGGACCTTTTGTCCCCTAAAAGCTGTGGGGGCACCCACAGTCAAATATCTCTTACTTGTACCCCTGGAGAACCTCCAAGGCCTTACATTAAGAACTCGCTGGAAGTCCTCCAAAGTATGGGCCTGATTCTTCTTTAAGTTGTATGTCTTCATAGCCACTGCAATGCCTGCACAGTTGACTGCCACATCCACACGGCCAAACTTTTCTCTTGCTAGAGTCAGGGCTGCTTGCACGTCCTTCTCTGAGGTCACCTTCAAAGGGAGAAGTGGAGAAAAGTAAACATCTCCCAGCACACACACTCACCACTaaacctggaggaggagggagcaggtcCAGTCTTTGAGTGACAACAGGATTCTGTAATCAAGGGAGAGGCCAAAAGAAAACTCAAGAGTGGGACAAAGGTGAAAATGTTAGGTAGTATAGAGCAGtgttcaaaacatttttcaaatctaTACCCTCTTTTGATAAATTCACATACCCCTGGAGATTTCTGTGGATCAGAGCAGCTTTGAGAATTAGTGATATGAAGATAACTAGCTTCACTTTCTGTAGTTTCACTAAAAGTTTTTcaactttgtaaatataaaaCTACAGAGCACAATACGCATTTTCAAACTGTACATACCAActccaggagattctgatatGTCCAATCTCCATCCCCACTGCCGTGGATCCGGGCTTTGTACATTCCTTATTGCAAATGCTCCCACAGTGCTTGACAGAGAGCTTAGGCCAAAAGGGGCAAGGAGATGGGTCCACTGTCCACATCGATAGCACCCTTATGGAAGGGGACCCCACCAGTTCCCAGGCCTATTTCAGTGACCTCATGTACACACTTACGTCAGCTGGGGCAAAGACGCAACTCTTCCCTAACTTCTTGGCTTGGACCTCCCCATCGGAGTTAGGCAGGTCCAGAAGCACAGCAGCGGCCCCTTGCCCCACCAGTCGCTCCGCCGTGGCCAGACCCAGACCAGAGGCTCCTCCGGTTATTAGAGCAACTAGGCCCTGTGAAGGATATGGTCAAATGGCTATGCTGTGCAGACCACCCCCACTCCTGCAAGGGAGACTCCTGGTCACGCCTGCGGTGTAACCCAGGTGTGTTTCCTCTCCTTACTGATGGGACCTTTTGGTGGTGTCTCATCCCCAGACAGCCCACACACATGCAGCGGAGAGTTGACCTTCACCTCCCAAGCCCAACTGCCGCATTACCAGGCCTAGATAAGGGTGACCCTTTCTCCCAGCACCAATCTCTACCCCCTAGTTCCACGACCGCGCGGTCCCAGCTGGCGCAGCGGGACAGCCAGCAGGAGCGAACGCACCACTACCTTCACAGTCCGACATGCCGCAGCCATCTTGCCCTGGCCTCTCCACGAGCCTGGCCATGAGGCAGACCCTGATTGGCCGAGGCGGAGGGATGGGGCGGGGCCGGCGAAGGGACGGGCCAATGCGCAAGACTCCGGGGCGTGGTGTCGGCTGTTTTTGTCCCTGCGCACAGCGCGAAGCCAAGGCCAGGTGCCTCCGGAGTTTTTCCACCTAGATAAAGAACCCAATAGCAGCAGCACAATACCATCACACCTGCCGCACTACTTACTCCCTAGCTAGTCTTTGAGCAGGCGGCCAGCTCCGCGGGGAGTAGGCGGACAGGAGATTGAGAGTATTGCTTACTCAGAAAAAGCCTTCATTCAAGCATACACATATGAGAGTTTCtcatatgccaggctctgtgcgggTCACTGGGGATACCCAAAGGAATATTAAAAGGTTCATGCCTTCCAGAAGGACACAGTTCAGTTCGGGAAAGATAATTACAGTACAGACACAGACAAAGGGACAGAGAACAAAGTTCTGAGACAT
This genomic window contains:
- the HSD17B10 gene encoding 3-hydroxyacyl-CoA dehydrogenase type-2 isoform X1, yielding MAAACRTVKGLVALITGGASGLGLATAERLVGQGAAAVLLDLPNSDGEVQAKKLGKSCVFAPADVTSEKDVQAALTLAREKFGRVDVAVNCAGIAVAMKTYNLKKNQAHTLEDFQRVLNVNLMGTFNVIRLVAGEMGQNEPDQGGQRGVIINTASVAAFEGQVGQAAYSASKGGIVGMTLPIARDLAPMGIRVMTIAPGLFGTPLLTSLPEKVRNFLGSQVPFPSRLGEPAEYAHLVQAIIENPFINGEVIRLDGAIRMQP
- the RIBC1 gene encoding RIB43A-like with coiled-coils protein 1 isoform X2; its protein translation is MNKINLPDPKEVAAIEARKNQEKQRQSRFVNVRTRVMGVDAKALDSQVEERKLREATEQSKEAAYATYQKQYDMVAQMLEKEEAERTRRLAKKVQEFREQKQQVKNKQEIDFWDPSRQWMEYPAYLRDSESCYGPSSLQYFAREDLEKATCLKMQQEQFRQSLEKQLKERQQVRVDKKYSDLLDDQLRLAMDTRAAQLAKLEESCRVAMMTAMANANKAQAAEMARRQRHEQRHEQQANLKEIQKQVTSNLLTENPQTTQNPVAPHRVPPHCWKGMTPEQCAAIKKAQKVQHHEKEAQRRAERALDAKRESQTLSLAQAALQLEEQERELCAVFQRGLGSFNQQLATEQKAQQNYLNSIIYTNQPTAQYHLQFNTSSR
- the HSD17B10 gene encoding 3-hydroxyacyl-CoA dehydrogenase type-2 isoform X2: MAAACRTVKVTSEKDVQAALTLAREKFGRVDVAVNCAGIAVAMKTYNLKKNQAHTLEDFQRVLNVNLMGTFNVIRLVAGEMGQNEPDQGGQRGVIINTASVAAFEGQVGQAAYSASKGGIVGMTLPIARDLAPMGIRVMTIAPGLFGTPLLTSLPEKVRNFLGSQVPFPSRLGEPAEYAHLVQAIIENPFINGEVIRLDGAIRMQP
- the RIBC1 gene encoding RIB43A-like with coiled-coils protein 1 isoform X1; this encodes MKKWMNKINLPDPKEVAAIEARKNQEKQRQSRFVNVRTRVMGVDAKALDSQVEERKLREATEQSKEAAYATYQKQYDMVAQMLEKEEAERTRRLAKKVQEFREQKQQVKNKQEIDFWDPSRQWMEYPAYLRDSESCYGPSSLQYFAREDLEKATCLKMQQEQFRQSLEKQLKERQQVRVDKKYSDLLDDQLRLAMDTRAAQLAKLEESCRVAMMTAMANANKAQAAEMARRQRHEQRHEQQANLKEIQKQVTSNLLTENPQTTQNPVAPHRVPPHCWKGMTPEQCAAIKKAQKVQHHEKEAQRRAERALDAKRESQTLSLAQAALQLEEQERELCAVFQRGLGSFNQQLATEQKAQQNYLNSIIYTNQPTAQYHLQFNTSSR
- the RIBC1 gene encoding RIB43A-like with coiled-coils protein 1 isoform X3, producing MKKWVDAKALDSQVEERKLREATEQSKEAAYATYQKQYDMVAQMLEKEEAERTRRLAKKVQEFREQKQQVKNKQEIDFWDPSRQWMEYPAYLRDSESCYGPSSLQYFAREDLEKATCLKMQQEQFRQSLEKQLKERQQVRVDKKYSDLLDDQLRLAMDTRAAQLAKLEESCRVAMMTAMANANKAQAAEMARRQRHEQRHEQQANLKEIQKQVTSNLLTENPQTTQNPVAPHRVPPHCWKGMTPEQCAAIKKAQKVQHHEKEAQRRAERALDAKRESQTLSLAQAALQLEEQERELCAVFQRGLGSFNQQLATEQKAQQNYLNSIIYTNQPTAQYHLQFNTSSR